AGAGGAAAGGTTGGAGGATtagtgaaataaaaaatgatgagaaagagAAGGTGGTATGGTTAGAAGATGTTGTGAAAAATGCATGTAAGAAGAGGGGATTGTGGTTATGGAGTGTGGGATTTTTTGCATAGGAAAAAGGTGCAAGTGCTTAAATGGTTGAGTGTTCATTCAGTCTTGGTGAAAGGACAGGCTATCACGTCCATTGAAGAGTGGCAGTGGGGTGAATAGAAGAAAACCAAGGTGCCAAAGACAGAGaacaaagagagagagaaaaaaggagAATGAATAAATGAAAGCTTGACAGTGACATGCACTCAGCACCAACCCTTCCTCTCTCTCAGACTGCCCCCACATGTGTTCTCTCGAAtgctatttcttttttcttttttccttttttccttttttcattccaattatttttcatttacaaataataataactaactaGGTTTTATTTTACAGTGAAGGTGACATTTTCATACTTCAAACCCTAGATAGCTAGTTATCacctttatttgtttattatttggtgctttcatttatttattttacagtGTTACCTGCAACAACTTAGCATAGGAACCTATCTAGGGTTTCTGCAGTGACATCATGCTATGACCTCACTTCAGTTTACTCCTCCAATTATccaaattcttcttctttttcaactcttctttttaaAACAACATTGTTATATTTATGTTACACTTTCATTTTCTGCTTCATCGTCTTGCATTCTTTGTACAGAACGGGGGTTTATCTTCCTGaaagaatatattattataaatattgtttttgtattCAACGTATAACTTTATATAGCTAATTAAGCTTGAATAATTTCTCATTGATACACATGTTTTGTGATTCACTGTTTTtctaatactttttaaattaaataccATATAAATtccttattttactttaatataatgtaaataataCTTTATTAACGCGATTCATCAACGAAAGCTAGAAATGTTGGTTTGGacttataaaagaaagaaaaagaatgtaTGTCACAAACAGTATTTTTTTTCAGGAGACATTTTTATGAAAGTTGaagcatgaaaaaaaaaagagatatcATGGAAAatatttactgaaattgttcacagatgaaaaatatatactaacaaatatatttttaagataccACAAAAAATATAGTCAATTATTGATTAGTTCAAACCATAAGTCCATTgagaatattattttagaaaagttaCACTTTGAGTGGGTACaataatattaactaataaaCTGTAAATCTTACAAAATTAGTTAACAGGCTGCggtttatattataatttataattcatactgtatctttcactttcttttactCTGGTGAATTCCAGTAGTTTCTGAGAAATTTGTCGTACAGTTCCTCGTCTTAGCCACTTGTTCGTATGTATGGCTTAATGGCATACGATACTGTAGTTAGGTAGGTTATTGCAATTTGTGGATGGTTTTATCTCAGTGGTTGTCAGAAAATATTACGAATATAATCAAAGCTTATACATATATAGCATCTCAAATCATAATATTAACTTTACagtttttaatgttaaaatctTATTTGGTTTCCACAggatatttatatattaatattgtttatttaacttttaatatattaaaaattaaatataattaaaacttacgtaaacaaataatttaatctatatgtatagattaaaatatttatttagttaagtTCGAGTTATAAATAGAAACAATAATTTTGCTAATTCATAAGtaacattgatgaaaaatgataaaaataaaaataaatattaaggaTAAAAAGACGAGTAAAaaacattgaatttttttagaaaatattgaaTATCACACAACAAAATGAATCTTTCTAACTAAAGCCATTGAAATGTTACCtatgtattttatattcttGTCTTACTATTAACTAtcttttaaacttataatattttgaactttgaataatagaaacataaattcataaatacaaattacttactcactaaaaataaatactcgcatttatactattttataatatattcccccccccccccccttcacCTAAGTTACtccttaaatattattttattcaaattataaaatatgcacattcaaaacaaatataGAAATTAATATATACCTATATGTTCCTGATATATtagaagaaaaggataaaagatATGGAAGCAGTCTCCAAAGATATGTAATTtttgaaagtaaaagaaaaaagcagTGTATAATGAACAGTAGGTTGCATGTCAGAGGTGTGGAAATATGCAGACATATTTTTACAAGTTTGCTTAATTTATAGGTATGAGATTCTGAGCTGAaatgtgaaaagaagaaaaagaaagagatgagTTGAGTTCAACATACGAGGCATCTCATCTGATGAAGCTTACGTCAACTGTGGATTATACTCTGTCTGTCTCTCTGTCACACTCATTAATTActgttaattattattttcttctcttttcgtTTTGGGTTCCAATTCCAACCTATCCTGCACCTGCTGCAGCAGATCAGATCTTTTGCTTAACGACAGTGATCATATCTCCATTTACCGATAAACTGAAAAGCCGGTCACATTCTTAACTCCGTTTCACTTCCGGTTACCGCAATCATTATTAGTTCCTCCATTCAACATTTTGTCAGCTGTATTTGTGGATTTGTAAGCTTCAATCATCAAATCACTCACTTATTATATTACTCTTATTTAAACCTTGGGATTTGTTACTGACACTGCattattcatcattttcattttctgcaATAACACAAAACAAACTATCTTTTTCAATCTCATTCTCCAATTTTCAGACAGTTTGGTTACTTTGAATATTCTTGTTTTTCAGACCAATAAATTCAATTAACATTAGGGTAATTTGATTTAAACACCAGGTTATGTTgacaaaaaacaattatatttttcaattgtttatcaccatttttttatattgacaTTATTAACTTAACTAAAAATACCTTTTCACTTCtaagtatttcttttatttttcattcaatcaccgttttcactttttctcgatgagaaaataagttaaataaagtGGAAACGAATGaagatatttaaattgaattattttttatcgaaagaaatataaatataaaaaagtgaatttcataattatcaatatttatttttatagatttaaattattattttaaatctatGTTTTCGATTTTTTCAGTCTAATTGAATCCATGTTTATATTCGTAGAATAATAcaagttatttaatttagttgacAAATAATGATAACTTTTTAGGGGCGACTCCTTTTTCAATAAACTTGAAAGAATTTCAAACTTATATttacaaacataaaaattaaaaaggaagaAACTTGATCcgcacactttttttttcttttagctaatttcctttttttatgatattttccaTTTTCACTCTACTTTCTTCACATTTTTTTACACCAATGCATATGTAAACGAccgtaaattattattattattattattattattatcattaccaaaacaatttttgaaatatagttGAGTTTTGTGATTTTCATGAGCTTAATTATAGCAAAGTTTTTGCATATTGTCTCTCACTAATATTATCGTTGTTTTACTTCTTAAAgctaacaaaatttataaacaagCAAAAAGGGTGAAAAGAAATGTTGAGTTTGGTTGTTTTTCTTTCCTAGATAACTTGTTCCATTTTCCATAAAGAGAACTTGGTATTTTGGTGAAGTATGAGGCGAAGAAAGAGCCCACGGTGACAGAATCAAAAGACACTGACAGTACACGAGAGATGAGACAACGTTTGTTTGTTTACGGAAAATGAATGGCCAGGACTTGCCAGAATACTTCCAACTTTTatcagttaaaaaaaaacaaacatataagaAAACTTCTGAGTTAAACACTGTTACTGACAATGATTAACATCAAGAGTCTGTTTTACTGTGTACACATGGAACATATATCTATCTCTCATTATCTTatcttacaaatattttttaactattttatttctcatttattttattttcatccataTCAGTGTCATTATCTGCATCAAAGATGacataaaggaaagaaaatgatgTATCAGAGTGTTTTGATTTAGCCATGTTGGATGACTTCCTAATATTATGAAACAAGTTGTTTTTTGAAAGATTGAGAATAGAAGAATATGAGTAAGCTGCGCTTGAGAGTGTTGAATAGAGTACAAAGCTACAAATCTTGAAGAAGTTGATTGATGGAATAGCCTCCTGAACACCGTAGTGCTTGAAAGGCTACTCTCACAATGAGATATGCTTTTTAACCTGAGATATTTACATGAAGCTAAATCATATCAGAAAACAAAAAGTTCGTAATTTAATATTCTATGTTTATAGCTTTTTCTTGTTTCTCATGAGAGGTTTTAATCATGGATATAAAGGACCATTATCTTCGTTTTATAAGCCAAAAAGATAagagtttattaattttatatttagcaAAGCAAAATTAGAACCTACAAATACAAGCTTTTCAACCTCATGTTTTGAAGCAGACACCCAGagtttcatatattaaataatgatatcCATATCTGCATACATCTGTATGTTGGAAGCATAGACGGGTGGGTCTATATGAttggatttatttatttatttctataaatgGTCATTCACTTTCTGTAAAActtctgaaaaagaaaatttatatatttgagaaaaaaataattgactTTCTTGGTTTGGAGCATGCGTATAGATTTTTCGGATTTTTCTCTGGGTTTGAAAATGTTTGGCCCACGTTAGGtaggagagaaaaaaaggttAGTTTTGACTGTTTCAGATCGATTTTagttttcataaaagaaaagtttttcaattaTAGGGCTACTTGGTTAAAGTGTGGGTTTTGAGAAGCTTGTTGAGACAAGGTTTGAATATgttttagttgaagaaaatCCATCCTTTTCAGGACTTTAGATAATTATGAAGAGAAGTTCTCTCTCCTTTTTAggatttattattattgcacAACTTAACTTTATCCCAAAAAGTGAGGTTAAAGCTATGGATAATAATTACAAACCATTATTACATGATTGAAactgttattttatttcctcCATACATACATGTTTCATATGTTGTTGCCTCAAAGTTTCGGGTTTTAGGATGTTGCAGAAGGGGTGGAGGAGACAGTGACAGAGTCGGAAATACCAAGAAATAAAAAGGGCAAAAAGAAGATGGCAAGAAGCTGTGGAAAGAAGAGGGAGAAGGGACCACAAATGTTGGAGCTTGATCCAGCGTCACACATTTTTCTCACCCTCTCCAGTTTTCAAACCTAAAAAagtaagaacaaaattaaatattttaagaataaaaaacaaaaaacacgtAACTTTATGTTAATTCAGACGTTAAAAGTAACGGCTGATAATCGCTTTTGCAATCATTGTAGCACTGCTTAACTTCACCCTTCTCACTTCACATTCATTCATAccaacaacaacagcaacacTTCCCCAACCGGAATCTTCACACTTCCCACCAAATCTCATCAAAACTTCTTTTCGATCGCACTTAAGAAGGTATTATAAACTACCCACCATGCTACTTCCTTCTCCACTATACTATATCTCAAACTTCTCCTTTTTCAGTATTATTTTGGTAagcaatttttttctctccccgTGAATTCAATGTGGTGTtgtgtttcttcttctttgtgaATTTCAGCGTATGCACCACTCTCAAGGTGGTTCTTTCTtcttgtgagttttttttttttaacggaGCGTGGGTGAGTTGTTGGTTGTTGAACTTGGAAACCTCCGCTAGATCCGTTGGAGTTGGAGGGTGGATCAAAAGTTAGGGTTTCACTTGTTGTCGTGTTTTCACGTATATCCGTGAGCTTTAACTTGTGCCTGTTTTTTGTACTTCCGTAGATTTTACGGCTTCCGTGAGTTGTTTGAGTGAGTGCTTCATCTTCTGTCTTACCGACATATAGATACAAAGAATGTTATACCTTCGATTTGGTGGTTGAAATAGTGCCATACGAGAGCTGTTAAGGAGGGCAAGTTATCCTATGTAATATCTGTTCGTGCTTCCTTTGTGTTTTTCTCATTGCTAAATAAAGGTACCAATAGAAGCGAGTGAGAAAGAGAAGGAAGGCAAGTTGCTTTATTGATTTCACCATatagaataataaattaactcGAAACACAAGATGGTATATGTTTATCGGggttttttataaaaactttcatTTTCAAGTCAAATTCTTGTTTTTGTCGTCTGAACCTAATATGCTGCAGTTCGAATTTTGTATCTATTTTTTCGACTGTAGTGTAATTCACATTAacaattttgttattgtttcgTCGAAATTATGCAGATAAATACTGTtgtttattactattattacgATTGAAGTTATGATGCTTATGTTTGTTGTTCGTCTGtttcttttgtgttttttaaatGGTTggttttttctctctctaaaatgCGTGGAAGAAATTAATGGTATATTTACCTGTGAAAAAGGTTTCTTTGGTGGATCCTAAGGCTTTGTTTGGAGTTAGAGTGGTGGGGTTAGGAGGTTGGAATGAGCAGCTTAAGGCCTGAACTGCATGTTGCCCAACAACTTCGGCGGGACAAATTGAGGATTCAAAACAGTTCCCAACATTTGCAAGAGTTCCCAAGCAACCTAGAACAGTTATCGTTACACCCAGGTTTCAACTTGGATCTTCTTCAAGTGAGAAATGTTCGAAATGGAAACATGCTTGACGAGGCCCTTTATTCATCGGATATGATATCTTTTTCCACTGCTTCGAATCCTTTGTCCACTCCAAGAAACCCGTTGGAGTGTCAAGAACTGATGATGGCTCAGTATGGTTCCACTTCGTTTCCTCATTCATCGTCCCCGAAGGACCAACAATGTGAACCACGCCACTTGGGAGCTAATTGGATGGTGAATTATAACGAAAGCAACCCCAACACCAACAATACCACCTTCTTCTCTTCTGAGCTTAATAACAATGCTTCTGGTGAAATAGCCAATAGAGAAATTCAGAAGCAGTTCGGTGAAATGCATTACCCTCCTTCTTCGTCTTCGTCGCCTCCTCTTTACCATAATGCTTTGCAGGACATGTCTTACGGCGTTTGGGGAGGAAACCATGCTGAGCCTGTGCTTCATTATCAAGCAAACAACGAGTTACGTTTTGGGGGTGCTAATTTATGGACAAATAGTAGCAGCGCGATGGGTTTCAAGAAGAATAATGAACAAGACATAAATCCTCATCAGGGTTTATCACTGTCACTTTCCTCGAACTCACAATCTAAGCCTTGTTTTGAAGAAGGGTCTGCATCGGATGACCCTACTCAATATTCAATGTCATTGAAGTCCTCCATGAAGTTGAACGTTCTTTCAAACAATACTGTTTATCGAAATGTTGGCCCTCTCGGTCCCTTCACCGGGTACGCCACGATTTTGAAGAGTTCAAGATTCTTGAAGCCGTGTCAACAGCTGTTAGATGAGTGGTGCTGTCAATACGGTTCAAAGTCTGCGAAAGGAGGGGGTTGTGACGTTCCAGAGTGGGTCTCTCGAGATGTCAGTGCTGCCTCTATTTCTGCAGCTGCAACTGCTGGTGATGCTCTTAATGTTGATGAAAGTGGGGGTGCTGCAAAAGGTGTTAGCTATCTGGGTGCTTCATCCTCTGTGTTGTATAGttcaaatgaaaatgataatacAAATAGCGCTGATGGCGGAGCCACGAGTAACTTTTGTCTTTCTTCTCGGCCAGAGTGCCAAAAGAACAAGGCAAAACTACTGTACATGCAAGAGGAGGTTCGTTTTTTCTCTGCTCAATGTAGAATAATAGTAACCCTTCTGGCCTGTTTGTGTTCCTTACTTTTTTGTCTTGTGTGTTTTTGGTATGTATGTATGGCTAATGTCTGTCAGGTTTTTACTGTTTTGTAACATGAAAAAAAGGCCAAATGCTTTAAAACTTCCGTGTGCAACATTAGGTCATTTGGTGTCGGTTATTGTGGATGCAAAGCTCATAAAAAGTTTGCTTGTGGAAATATTTACAACAACGATATACGTCCTTAGAATGTGGGTTAAAACgaaaatgtatatatttgtgTTGGTGTGTCGATTTGGTTACTCATTTAACTTGAATgtgtttctaattttatatGGATATCTTAGCGTTTTCTTATTGGTTTGTAAGGTTTTGTTTATGCTAAATAATGTTACAACATGGTTTTGTGGGTAATAATACTGTTGCACTTTGCAATTTGTGTTTTTGgtaatgttatttttctttcataaggAGTCATTATCACtggtctattttttctttttgtttttatgttgtgTAGCTATTGTAGCTCtaattctttttcttgtttttcattttggtgggagTATTTGTTCATTCAGTATATGCTACTAATTATAGGATCACATTCTTCTTTAATGATATATTGGTCCTTTGTTTAATTTCTTActtttactaattattattGTGTCAATATATTTCTGTCTAATTtgtattgtttaattaatattctttGCCATATTTGATATCTTTTTCAGTACGATTTTTTATCTTGTCGTTATTCTTTGTTAATATGGATTCTGAAAATGTGAAGTCACAACATAGAAATCTTGGTGAAGTCCAATTAATAATGAACTAAATTGATAAATGGGTTCTGTACGTATAATTGTCTTTAATGGATTAActagttaattatttaaataatgtgaagaaatataaacaaacatGACAGGAGTGTCTTGCATtgaatt
The Vigna angularis cultivar LongXiaoDou No.4 chromosome 5, ASM1680809v1, whole genome shotgun sequence genome window above contains:
- the LOC108321996 gene encoding BEL1-like homeodomain protein 8 translates to MSSLRPELHVAQQLRRDKLRIQNSSQHLQEFPSNLEQLSLHPGFNLDLLQVRNVRNGNMLDEALYSSDMISFSTASNPLSTPRNPLECQELMMAQYGSTSFPHSSSPKDQQCEPRHLGANWMVNYNESNPNTNNTTFFSSELNNNASGEIANREIQKQFGEMHYPPSSSSSPPLYHNALQDMSYGVWGGNHAEPVLHYQANNELRFGGANLWTNSSSAMGFKKNNEQDINPHQGLSLSLSSNSQSKPCFEEGSASDDPTQYSMSLKSSMKLNVLSNNTVYRNVGPLGPFTGYATILKSSRFLKPCQQLLDEWCCQYGSKSAKGGGCDVPEWVSRDVSAASISAAATAGDALNVDESGGAAKGVSYLGASSSVLYSSNENDNTNSADGGATSNFCLSSRPECQKNKAKLLYMQEEVTRRYKQYHQQMQMVVQSFESVAGLSSATPYVSLALKSVSKHFRCLKGAISDQLKLTCEVLGEEFSMPTTSNGGKFDSNMARLRCMDQSFQKNKSLGANINFLEPQQHVWRPQRGLPERSVAILKAWLFEHFLHPYPTDTDKHMLATQTGLSRNQVSNWFINARVRVWKPMVEEIHMLETKGATEAHQASNKSEQVASASEGSNQPKSDHQPVSRYGTHASSSAGNEEHIGMNEDQWNQEKRSKLECQIAATPNMDGTVMGFMPYRRGGLEVGGLGSVSLTLGLRHSVEGVQQQQLQQQEELRRQFGGHMIHDFVG